In Bradyrhizobium sp. 200, the sequence CTTTGGGCTACTTCCGGAACTTCGCGATGTTTTCGCTCAGCCAACCCGCGACAGACCGCGGTTCGTGGCCCGTCAATTCCTTGACCGTTGACGTCGTTTCAGCGAGCGCCGACTGGTGAAAGAGGCGATCCAATCCGAGCAGCAAGTCAGCAACAAATTCATTCAGTCCGGAGGCGAGCAGCTTCTCGCGCTGCTCCGAAGGGCTTCTCTGCTGATATGTGACGGTCCGACCAACCAGTTTCGATATTTCTTCGGCGATCTCAAGCATGCTCACTGCCCGTGGCCCGGTCAGATGATAGGCGCGCTGAGCGGTTGGATGCGCTTCGTCCAGAAGAGCAACGCGCGCGGCATCGGCGACATCGCGCGTGTCGATCAGGTTGACCACTCCATCGCCGGCCGCGCCGCCCCATGAGTCATCAGCCACTTGAGCGCCGGCTCGCGCCAGGATGTCGACGAAGCTCGATGGCCGCAAGACCGTGTAGCCGATGTCGGCGGTCGCGAGATGTGC encodes:
- a CDS encoding SDR family oxidoreductase — encoded protein: MFKPSQSNASRRRIVIAGATGRVGSALIASLVSEPLDLVALTRNPDARGLPSGVSLAAVNFDVPSTLDDALRGADRLFLAHGTSPRQVANEIALIDAAVAAGVKQIVKLSAMGPPSRLHPMDWHMQIEAHLATADIGYTVLRPSSFVDILARAGAQVADDSWGGAAGDGVVNLIDTRDVADAARVALLDEAHPTAQRAYHLTGPRAVSMLEIAEEISKLVGRTVTYQQRSPSEQREKLLASGLNEFVADLLLGLDRLFHQSALAETTSTVKELTGHEPRSVAGWLSENIAKFRK